One window of Papaver somniferum cultivar HN1 chromosome 9, ASM357369v1, whole genome shotgun sequence genomic DNA carries:
- the LOC113309719 gene encoding DNA topoisomerase 6 subunit B-like, which yields MDSSGSESPPIEAKKGSKSKAPKKAKESILKQKSPAEFFAENKNIAGFDNPGKSLYTTVRELVENSLDSAEAISELPVIEVTIEEIGKSKFNSMIGLVDRERVDEALYDDFENAKAREKRLAKEARDQETQAKNIAAGKKVKEPAQKAMKGRGEASFFRVTCKDNGKGMPHDDIPNMFGRVLSGTKYGLKQTRGKFGLGAKMALIWSKMSTGLPIEISSSMRGQSYTTFCRLDIDIHRNIPHVHLHEKRDEERWHGAKIQVVIEGNWTTYRSKILHYMRQMAVITPYAQFLFKFVSDVADKNVAIRFARRTDVMPPVPVETKHHPSAVDLLLIKRLITETSKPNLLQFLQNEFVNIGKPFAERLIGEMGPDFSPKTAVKSLTSQQIVRIHQLFRQAKFDDPSGNCLSPAGEYNLRLGIIKELHPDLVATYSGSPQVFEGHPFIVEAGVSLGGKDVKQGLNIFRFANRIPLLFEQGADVVTRTAQKRINWNNYKINQTQDKIGVFVSIVSTKIPFKGTGKEYIGDDISEIASAVKAAIQQCCIQLKSKIVKKIQAREQQERKRNLTRYIPDVTGAIYDVLRQTAQAHSSKKKRYDEEDAEILKQVSARLITKQTLHDKLAKHVEQVDYEMAMDYATQSGVSEEPREAIYIQAVGDTQNFVDLCSPVCVFRLFQ from the exons ATGGATTCTTCTGGTAGTGAAAGTCCTCCAATTGAGGCAAAAAAAGGAAGTAAATCAAAAGCTCCAAAAAAAGCCAAGGAAAGTATTCTAAAGCAGA AATCTCCCGCGGAGTTTTTTGCTGAAAATAAGAACATTGCAGGATTTGATAAT CCTGGGAAAAGTCTATACACAACTGTGAGAGAACTTGTTGAAAATTCACTTGATTCAGCGGAAGCCATTTCCGAGCTTCCTGTAATTGAAGTAACCAT TGAGGAGATTGGGAAAAGCAAGTTTAACTCTATGATTGGACTTGTTGACCGAGAACGCGTTGATGAAGCTTTATATGATGATTTCGAAAATGCTAAAGCCCGCGAG AAACGCCTTGCCAAGGAAGCTCGAGACCAGGAAACCCAAGCGAAAAATATTGCCGCTGGGAAGAAGGTCAAAGAGCCTGCTCAAAAGGCCATGAAGGGACGGGGTGAGGCCTCATTTTTCAGGGTGACTTGCAAG GACAATGGAAAAGGAATGCCTCACGATGACATCCCCAATATGTTTGGAAGAG TTCTGTCGGGGACAAAATATGGCTTGAAACAGACCCGTGGAAAATTTGGACTTGGTGCGAAGATG GCTCTGATTTGGTCCAAAATGAGTACTGGACTTCCTATAGAGATCTCATCATCAATGAGGGGTCAAAGTTATACAACATTCTGCAGGCTGGATATTGATATTCATCG AAACATCCCACATGTGCATTTACATGAGAAACGGGATGAAGAGCGGTGGCATGGAGCTAAAATTCAAGTTGTCATTGAGGGAAACTGGACGACATATCGT TCAAAGATCCTACATTATATGCGTCAGATGGCTGTGATCACCCCATATGCCCAGTTTCTCTTTAAGTTCGTTTCAGATGTAGCAGA TAAAAATGTCGCTATAAGATTTGCACGAAGAACAGATGTAATGCCTCCAGTTCCTGTTGAGACAAAGCATCATCCGTCTGCGGTTGATTTACTACTCATCAAGCGACTTATCACGGAAACTTCAAAGCCGAACCTTTTGCAGTTTCTCCAGAATGAGTTTGTAAATATAGGCAAACCCTTTGCCGAGCGTTTAATTG GAGAAATGGGACCAGATTTTAGTCCTAAGACAGCAGTTAAATCTCTCACATCGCAACAAATTGTTCGGATCCATCAGTTGTTTCGTCAGGCAAAATTTGACGACCCCAGTGGAAAT TGTCTTAGTCCTGCTGGAGAGTACAACCTTCGCCTTGGTATCATTAAGGAGCTGCATCCTGACTTGGTTGCAACTTATTCAGGCAG TCCTCAAGTTTTCGAAGGTCATCCATTCATTGTGGAAGCTGGTGTTAGCTTGGGTGGAAAAGATGTTAAGCAA GGTCTGAATATTTTTCGGTTTGCAAACCGTATCCCACTCCTTTTTGAGCAAGGTGCTGATGTCGTCACAAGAACTGCCCAGAAGAGAATCAA TTGGAACAACTACAAGATCAACCAGACACAAGATAAGATCGGGGTTTTTGTGAGCATAGTAAGCACTAAAATACCCTTCAAAGGCACTGGAAAGGAATATATTGGGGATGATATTAGTGAGATAGCATCAGCTGTCAAG GCTGCCATTCAGCAGTGCTGTATTCAGCTGAAATCCAAGATAGTAAAAAAAATTCAAGCTCGCGAGCAACAAGAGAGAAAGCGGAACTTAACAAG GTACATTCCTGATGTTACGGGTGCTATTTATGATGTTTTGAGACAAACTGCTCAAGCACATTCGTCAAAGAAGAAGCGCTATGATGAAGAGGATGCTGAAATCCTAAAGCAAGTGTCAGCTCGTTTGATTACAAAGCAGACGTTGCATGATAAACTTGCCAAACACGTTGAGCAG GTGGATTACGAGATGGCAATGGACTACGCCACACAGAGTGGAGTGAGTGAAGAGCCCAGAGAAGCCATTTATATTCAGGCAGTGGGCGATACACAGAACTTCGTCGACCTATGTAGCCCTGTTTGTGTCTTCAGGCTATTCCAGTAA
- the LOC113314381 gene encoding 30S ribosomal protein 2, chloroplastic-like — protein MASISLASNLLQQPTKSFKIQSKSSFYQPRVVSVSISRGFSSTPISLNPRETLLRVSAVAEETDVSTQDSSSPSARKLYVGNIPRTVNNEELEKLFAEHGAVEKVEVMYDKYSKRSRRFAFVTMKTSEDVAAAIEKMNESEIGGRQIKVNVTEKPLDTMDSPLQAAESKFIDSPYKVYVGNLAKTVTSDILSKFFSEKGQVLSAKVSTVPGTSKSSGFGFVSFSSDEDVETAISSFNDALLEGQKIRVNKA, from the exons ATGGCGTCAATTTCTTTAGCTTCAAATTTACTTCAACAACCTACAAAATCATTTAAAATCCAGTCAAAATCTTCATTTTATCAGCCTAGAGTAGTTTCTGTTTCGATTTCTCGTGGATTTTCCTCAACACCAATCTCCTTAAATCCCAGAGAAACTCTCTTGAGGGTTTCTGCCGTTGCTGAAGAAACAGATGTATCGACTCAAGATAGTTCGTCCCCATCTGCAAGAAAATTGTATGTTGGTAACATTCCTAGAACTGTCAACAACGAGGAACTTGAAAAGTTGTTCGCCGAACATGGAGCTGTGGAGAAAGTTGAG GTCATGTATGATAAGTACTCTAAGAGGAGCCGTCGGTTTGCATTTGTTACTATGAAGACATCAGAGGATGTAGCTGCAGCTATTGAAAAGATGAATGAATCG GAAATTGGAGGGCGGCAAATTAAAGTAAACGTAACTGAGAAACCTTTGGATACTATGGATTCACCCCTTCAAGCTGCAGAATCCAAATTTATTGACAGTCCATACAAGGTCTACGTGGGTAATCTCGCAAAGACAGTGACTTCTGATATTCTTAGCAAATTTTTCTCAGAGAAGGGTCAAGTCCTAAGTGCTAAAGTTTCCACGGTGCCTGGAACTTCAAAGTCCAgtggttttggctttgtttccttctCATCAGACGAGGATGTTGAGACTGCCATTTCATCATTTAATGATGCT TTACTAGAAGGACAAAAAATTCGTGTAAACAAAGCCTGA